A single Parabacteroides timonensis DNA region contains:
- the lepB gene encoding signal peptidase I, protein MAKRSFISVMGWLATIVLLVGIVMAVRHFCMESFHVSTDSMEVALHKGDYILVNKLPLKDNPGRNRVALFCSPLLKDTVLKPLFLSRCIGMPGDTIRISNDGYRVNGKLIPHSPRSLNTYIVTQEAMDEVLTTLKKLNIPLRNLKEEPFGISFSLTSFEEYQLREELSENASVRFLKKPMESYELIVPQKGRAHRLDDAALTACREAIQTEAGEKAVFRDGKLFLDGREAAFFFFDQDYYWMLSDNANEAVDSRHLGFIPRDHIIGNAWLCWYSKDRQRIFKPIN, encoded by the coding sequence ATGGCAAAACGTTCCTTCATATCTGTAATGGGATGGCTGGCAACAATTGTGTTGCTGGTGGGGATCGTAATGGCAGTCCGGCATTTCTGCATGGAATCTTTCCATGTATCCACCGACTCGATGGAAGTGGCTTTGCACAAAGGAGATTATATCCTTGTCAATAAACTTCCCCTAAAAGATAATCCGGGACGTAACCGGGTAGCGTTGTTCTGCAGTCCATTGCTAAAAGACACGGTATTGAAACCGTTATTCCTCAGCCGTTGCATCGGAATGCCCGGTGATACGATCCGGATCAGTAATGACGGATACCGGGTAAACGGGAAGCTGATACCCCATTCTCCCCGATCACTCAATACGTATATCGTAACGCAGGAGGCAATGGATGAAGTTCTGACTACACTGAAAAAACTAAATATTCCACTCAGAAACCTGAAAGAAGAGCCATTCGGTATTTCCTTCAGTCTGACCTCTTTCGAAGAATATCAGTTACGTGAAGAATTGTCGGAAAATGCAAGTGTTCGTTTCCTTAAGAAGCCGATGGAAAGCTACGAACTGATCGTTCCGCAAAAAGGAAGAGCTCACCGCCTGGATGACGCCGCTCTCACCGCCTGCCGCGAAGCGATCCAGACAGAAGCCGGTGAAAAAGCTGTTTTTCGTGATGGTAAACTATTCCTCGACGGACGTGAAGCCGCTTTCTTCTTCTTCGATCAGGATTATTACTGGATGCTTTCAGACAATGCCAATGAAGCAGTGGACTCCCGTCATCTCGGATTTATTCCCCGTGACCATATCATAGGAAACGCATGGCTCTGCTGGTACAGCAAAGACCGGCAACGAATTTTTAAACCTATAAACTAA
- the dapB gene encoding 4-hydroxy-tetrahydrodipicolinate reductase — protein MKIALIGYGKMGKTIEQIALNRGHQIVSIVDINNPEEFQSDNFKSADVAIEFTTPATAFDNYMKSFAAGVPVVSGTTGWLDRIDEIKEKCAKEGNTFFYASNFSIGVNIFFALNKHLAKIMNNFPSYAISMTETHHIHKLDAPSGTAITLAEGIIENVDRKERWTLETAEQPTDLPIHAIREGEVPGIHEVTYESDVDYISIKHDAKSRAGFALGAVVAAEFTAGKKGFLGMDDMLKF, from the coding sequence ATGAAGATTGCACTTATCGGCTACGGCAAGATGGGAAAAACCATCGAACAGATTGCATTAAATAGAGGGCACCAGATCGTCTCTATCGTAGATATAAACAACCCGGAAGAATTTCAGTCAGACAATTTCAAGAGCGCAGACGTAGCCATCGAGTTTACTACTCCGGCAACAGCTTTCGACAATTATATGAAGAGTTTTGCGGCAGGCGTTCCGGTCGTTTCCGGTACCACCGGCTGGCTCGACCGTATCGACGAAATAAAGGAGAAATGTGCAAAGGAAGGCAATACATTCTTTTATGCATCCAACTTCAGCATTGGCGTAAATATTTTTTTCGCCCTCAACAAACACTTGGCAAAGATCATGAACAATTTTCCTTCGTACGCTATCAGTATGACGGAAACACACCATATTCACAAATTGGATGCCCCCAGCGGAACAGCCATCACGCTGGCAGAAGGTATCATTGAAAACGTTGACCGGAAAGAACGCTGGACACTGGAAACAGCCGAACAACCGACCGATCTGCCTATCCATGCTATCCGTGAAGGAGAAGTTCCGGGTATACATGAAGTCACTTACGAATCGGACGTCGACTATATCAGCATTAAACATGATGCAAAGAGCCGTGCCGGTTTCGCCCTCGGAGCAGTGGTTGCAGCCGAATTTACTGCCGGGAAGAAAGGTTTCCTCGGTATGGATGATATGCTTAAATTTTAA
- the lepB gene encoding signal peptidase I: MKKFSKKQWIKFGISAVLYILFSIWMQNLWLLLGLIVLVDIFLTQYIPWGAWKRSKNPAVRNALEWVDDILFALIAVYFINLFIFQNYQIPSSSLEKSLLVGDYLFVSKLSYGPRVPNTPLSFPLVQNTLPFFNCKSYLDWPEWGYKRVKGFGHVKRNDIVVFNFPAGDTVALKVQNPSYDELVAMSGRDRIWMDKNTFGDVIYRPVDKRENYVKRCIGMPGDTIQIRDNQVYIDGKALKNPENIQFNYYVETDGSPLTEEQFRLLDVSKDDRMIANNSGYYQDYLSFLGFTPNANGQYNMVYRMPLTPKALAIAEKLPSVKKIVIEPDALGGTTYPAWYETGWTRDNFGPLWIPKKGATIPLTERNLALYGRCIKNYENNTLEVKDGKVYINGQPETKYTFKYDYYWMMGDNRHNSADSRSWGFVPEDHIVGKPILIWLSLDKDRSLFDGGIRWNRLFRMVHPD, encoded by the coding sequence ATGAAAAAGTTTTCCAAGAAACAATGGATCAAGTTCGGCATTTCTGCCGTATTGTATATACTCTTTTCAATCTGGATGCAGAACCTTTGGTTGCTGCTGGGGTTGATCGTACTGGTAGATATTTTCCTGACACAATACATTCCCTGGGGAGCATGGAAGCGGTCGAAGAACCCGGCTGTGCGCAATGCATTGGAATGGGTGGACGATATCCTGTTTGCCTTGATCGCTGTCTATTTCATTAACCTGTTCATTTTCCAGAACTATCAAATACCGAGTTCTTCGCTTGAGAAGTCATTGTTGGTAGGCGATTATCTGTTCGTAAGTAAACTGAGCTACGGCCCACGTGTTCCGAACACCCCGTTGTCGTTCCCGCTGGTACAAAATACCTTGCCGTTCTTCAACTGTAAATCTTATCTAGACTGGCCTGAATGGGGATACAAACGCGTAAAAGGTTTCGGTCATGTAAAACGCAACGATATCGTAGTGTTCAACTTCCCTGCAGGCGACACAGTTGCCCTGAAAGTGCAAAACCCGAGTTACGACGAACTGGTCGCCATGTCGGGACGCGACCGTATCTGGATGGATAAAAATACATTCGGTGATGTGATATACCGTCCGGTAGACAAACGCGAGAACTATGTGAAACGTTGTATCGGTATGCCCGGCGACACGATCCAGATTCGCGACAACCAGGTTTATATCGATGGGAAAGCCCTTAAAAACCCGGAAAACATACAGTTCAACTACTATGTTGAAACCGATGGTTCACCGCTCACAGAAGAACAGTTCCGCCTTCTGGACGTAAGCAAAGACGATCGGATGATCGCAAACAATAGCGGATATTATCAGGATTACCTGTCTTTCCTGGGTTTCACCCCGAATGCCAACGGACAATACAATATGGTTTACCGGATGCCTTTAACTCCGAAAGCCCTCGCCATCGCAGAGAAACTGCCTTCCGTAAAGAAGATCGTTATCGAGCCGGATGCACTGGGCGGAACCACTTATCCTGCCTGGTATGAAACAGGTTGGACGCGCGATAATTTCGGCCCGCTGTGGATACCGAAAAAAGGAGCGACCATTCCTCTTACAGAACGTAACCTGGCTTTATATGGCCGTTGCATCAAAAACTACGAGAACAATACACTGGAAGTCAAAGACGGCAAAGTCTATATCAACGGCCAGCCGGAAACAAAATATACCTTCAAATACGACTATTACTGGATGATGGGCGATAACCGTCATAACAGTGCCGACAGCCGTTCGTGGGGATTTGTTCCGGAAGATCATATCGTAGGAAAACCGATCCTGATCTGGTTGTCGCTGGATAAAGACCGCAGCCTGTTCGACGGTGGTATCCGCTGGAACCGTTTGTTCCGGATGGTGCACCCCGATTAA